The Lacipirellulaceae bacterium genome includes a region encoding these proteins:
- a CDS encoding ATP-dependent endonuclease, which produces MQQRTISSQPSSLTKTSRISNWHPVLVVLEGNHDIAFLTAISTILSRQDRSIPDLTAWEAAGHIVFVPIGGGGASDIASWGERLARLRQPRFHLHDRECGAEALRRLTVIARLDQQPNCTARITSRRSLENFLHPRAFQRAGGPQLVIHAQTNVAVALAKARLARSAPQLDWKTLSQRTQRRLIASAKRWLNREAVQQMTPELLAQSDSQSELIGWLRALRELVEF; this is translated from the coding sequence ATGCAGCAGCGAACTATTTCTTCTCAACCGAGTTCTCTCACAAAGACTTCCCGCATCTCGAACTGGCACCCGGTCCTCGTGGTCCTTGAAGGGAACCACGACATCGCGTTTCTGACGGCTATATCAACCATCCTCAGTAGGCAAGACAGATCGATCCCTGATCTCACCGCTTGGGAAGCCGCAGGCCATATCGTCTTCGTTCCTATCGGAGGAGGCGGAGCGAGTGACATCGCCTCCTGGGGCGAGCGGCTGGCTCGTCTCCGTCAACCGCGGTTTCACCTGCATGACCGCGAATGCGGCGCTGAAGCACTTAGGCGCCTCACTGTCATTGCTCGCTTAGACCAGCAGCCTAACTGTACGGCCCGCATCACCTCGCGCCGCTCGCTGGAGAATTTTCTCCATCCACGAGCCTTTCAAAGGGCGGGTGGCCCCCAGCTGGTCATCCATGCTCAAACGAATGTGGCCGTTGCACTAGCCAAGGCGAGACTGGCCCGTTCGGCTCCCCAGCTTGACTGGAAGACCCTTTCGCAGCGGACGCAGCGAAGACTGATCGCGAGCGCCAAGCGGTGGCTCAATCGCGAAGCGGTCCAGCAGATGACCCCTGAGCTACTCGCTCAGTCCGACTCGCAGAGTGAGCTAATCGGATGGCTCCGCGCACTACGTGAATTGGTGGAATTCTAA
- a CDS encoding DUF1257 domain-containing protein produces MSHIVTISTQVRDPIAIEAACSRLKLSPPNQGTHRLFNDSIAGLAVLLPDWKYPVVCQTGTGQLRYDNFNGRWGDPARLDQFLQSYAVEKAKLTARRQGHAVAEASLPDGSIRLNVAVGGDL; encoded by the coding sequence ATGAGCCACATCGTTACAATTTCTACCCAAGTCCGCGATCCGATCGCCATCGAAGCGGCCTGCTCGCGCTTGAAGCTCAGCCCTCCAAACCAGGGCACTCACCGCCTCTTCAATGATTCGATCGCAGGATTGGCGGTGCTGTTACCGGACTGGAAGTACCCGGTCGTCTGCCAGACAGGCACGGGTCAGCTCCGCTACGACAATTTTAACGGTCGCTGGGGAGACCCAGCCCGACTCGATCAGTTCCTCCAGTCATACGCCGTCGAAAAAGCAAAGCTGACCGCCCGGCGACAGGGTCATGCGGTCGCCGAAGCATCGCTCCCTGACGGTTCGATCCGATTGAACGTGGCCGTGGGAGGTGACCTATGA
- a CDS encoding DUF2997 domain-containing protein — MKRLCGNTTIKHIEITISPTGETKLQTLGFHGSSCQEASRQFEQALGVVTQQRLTEEYYAVQSQQQASQTAGQSSGEV, encoded by the coding sequence ATGAAACGCTTATGTGGTAACACCACAATTAAACATATCGAAATCACCATCTCTCCCACGGGTGAGACCAAGCTGCAAACGCTCGGCTTTCACGGCTCGAGCTGCCAGGAAGCGTCTCGCCAGTTCGAGCAGGCTTTGGGGGTTGTGACCCAGCAGCGACTGACCGAAGAGTATTACGCTGTGCAGTCGCAGCAACAAGCCTCTCAAACGGCCGGTCAGTCGAGCGGGGAGGTGTGA